The genomic segment GCACCCACTGATACAGCAGCTTCCCTGGCCCAGCTACCTCCCCAGCCCCCGAAGAGGGGAGGCAGGAGGTCTACAGAGGCCCCACTGGGGAAGGTGAACCCCACAGACCCCCAGGCAGCAAGACTGCTGCAGAGCATGGGAGGTGGGAAATGGCTGTCTGTGCTCTGATAAAGATATCAAAAGAAAAGCTACAGACACATCTCAGCCTGACTGTGATGCAGGTGTCTGCGATGCAAACATCCTAACCAAATATTGGCTATCTGAATCTGGCAGTGGTTTAAATGAGTAACACATCACAAATGGCAGGGCAGCTCACCACAAGGAAATCTAGCAATGGAGCTCGCCGCACTAACTATTcattaaataggaaaatatggACTTAGAGCCATAGATAATGAAAGGGCATTTCTTTTTAAGTTCATCAGCCATTCCTAAGAAAAAGCTAAATGAAATATGAATAAGTAAAGAGTCTAGACTGAATAAAGACTGGTTTTGAAATCCAACAGCAAACACTAATTTGTGGCATAACATGAAAGGCCTCCCGTTAGCACAGACACCCTGGTCACTGCTATTCTTCAGCCATGCTTTGGAGGGCTCAGCTCAGGCAATAGAAACAAAAGCTGTACAGGCAATGTAAGTACTGGGAAAGAAGCAACCAAATTACCTTTATTTGCCGATTATATGGTTATATCCCTTGAAGATCTAAGAGATTCTGCTCATCATGGAATTCAGGAAGATATGCATTCAGAAGTAAGCAGCCCTCACTTACTGTACCTGTGGTGTCATCTGTGGCTGCCTCAAGTCATCTGAACACGCTCTGAACATTCTGAAAGTTCTGCATCGTCAATCTCACTTTCCCGTTACAGAATTCAGGAACTACATCGTGCCACCTCCCAGGCCCTAGGGTGTAGCTATGCGACTTCATCTCTGCCAGAGAGACACATCCAGGCAGAACTCCTAAGGAGAGCTATGGAGGTGGGGTGCAGGCCTCCTTCCCTggacaggggcaggggcaggggcagcatGCTGCTCCAGGGCCAGTGGCCGTACCAGCCAGGCCAGCTCTGGGTCTTTCCCGGAGGCCATGCCTGCAGCCAGAGGCCCCAGCCCTCCCTGCAAACCCCCTGCGAAGCCCTCTGCTTAAACTCACTCTGGTGGATGCTGGCCTGGGCGGCCAGGGGACATTTGGGTAGTGGAGCACAGCCCACAAACAGCTGAACGAGAAACACGACTTTACTATTCCTACAATTTCTATTCCTAGACCTCTCCACCCTACTGGCTGGCAGGGACGTAGTTGTAGTGACTGCAACCCTCCATGCCTTCTTGCCCAGGGCTGTGTCTGTGTGGGGCTGTGGGCAGCAGGATGGCAAATCTGTCCACACAGGGTGTTTGTGGAGACACCCCTGGGCCCTGGGCCTTCAGCCCTTGGCTAATGCCCGGTGCACACCGGCTGCCACCAAATGGCTTCTCCCTTGTCTGCATCCTAACCCCATCCTCTGTTGGTTCTGAAGCTGCCAGGGACCCACCTGCCCTGACCACCTTCACCCGGGGCCACTCTGAGGTCTTGGTGCTCTGGGATTGCTGCCCAGGATGCCGGGTGCCACCTCTCTGGGACTCATCCCAGCCTCAGCCCTCAGCAGCTCCCCTTCCCCTGCTTGGGCCAAGGGGTCTCTCATCCTGGTTGGAGGGTAGTGCCTCCCTCCCGCTCTGTGTTGTGAGACAAAGTAGGAAATGTAGGAAGCTGTGTGTGCATCCCGCCTGTGGGCAGGATTTCCCGAGCCCCTGACTCGGGACTGGGTGCAGCTTGTGGAAGGGTGCCCCGGAGGCCATGAGCGGGCTGCAGACTGGGTCCCTATTCTCCTACCTGAGTCACGGCGTTTTTAGAAAGACGAATTCAATGATCCTGACTCTTGCTTCTTCCCGCATGAAAGACAATGTTGACAGGATTTTCTATTATGCCCCTAGGATCCGTGGCCAGATGCAGCCTCACACCCAGCCCTGAGGCTCTGCCCCACTGTCACGCCTGGGCACGTGCAGAGCCACTGCCCACACGCGGATTGTGGGCTGGAACAGCTCTGGAGCAGCCTCCTAGAAATGCTAGGAAAGACCCCCGGGTTGCAATCTTCAGCAAGGCTTCTGAATAAAACTAACTTCCATCCTTTAAAGCGCGATTTTTCTTAACTTGGGAGAGTCTTGAGATGTTCTGAAAGGTTCCTCCTCAGACTCCTCCCTCTATCTCACTGTCTGTCTCCGAGAGGCCCACAGCCAGGTGGGTCAGGCTTCTGGAAGTACCAGGCCAGGGGTACGGGGGACCTCGGTGTTCTGTCCTATCAGCCCCTCCTCTCAGGCAGCAAGCAGGCCCAGTTCACCTGCTTCAACAGAGTGGGAGACTTTCAAAGAGAAATCAcgagaaaataaaaagcatccactCATCACACCAACAATGGCAGGTTAAATGTAAAGGTAAGAAGGGAAATCCCATTTGCAACATCAAAAAaccataaattacccagtaatAAGTACATCAAGGAAGGAGCACAGCCCATCACTCAGTCCCACTCAGTGGGGCATCGCTCAGGAGGCCGAGTGAAGAGGCCGGACACCAAGCAGCCGAGCGGGAGACTTGAAGCAGCCAAGACTGCAGCTCCCCTAGCCACACATGCAAGAGACAGTCCCGCTGAAGTGCTAACAGTGTTAGCATTTTCTGCAACCGGAAAAATGGATCCCAAAACCCATCTGTAAGGATACGTTGTGAGAAGTAGCAGTAAGTGTTTAAAAAGAATAACGTGGGACCCTTGCCTTAGCAAGTGTCAAACACGCCGTCCGGCTACCATCATTGAAGCGGCATCACATCGAAATGACCCGTGACGAACCAGCCAGTGCAATCCCAGTGGGCGGCGGCTCGGAAACAGCCTGCCACATGTGGGAAGGCATTCTATTATAAAGGTGGTATCTCAGATCAACAGGCGAAAGCCGggttatttaataaatgacatGGAGGAAAAGTGGCCATTTGGAAGAAACTCCTACCTCCTGCTACACTGTAATGAACCCCAGATACTGTGGCTGTCTGCGCACAGTAACCAAATCTGTAaacatattagaagaaaataaggaactCTTTCCATAAGATAAAGGTAGAGGAAATTCTCCTAAGACATGAAGCCCCCACACCACAAAAGAACAATTAGACAGATTTGACTGCATCCAACGTTAAAACATCCATAAATGCACACTGAAAACACCACAAACGAGACACAAGCAACAGACAGCAAGGAAATATCCACAGGACGTATAATGCAGGGAAGATTCGTGTCCCCAGAATATACAAAAGGGCGGTGAGAGTCAGTAGGACAAAGACAAGCAACAAAGACAAGGAGCATGGGCAAAGGGTGTGACCAGGCAAGAGAGGAGAAGCACACGTGGCTGCCACAGAGGACGTGGAGAGTCTCTTTGTCCACGAGGTGGGCAAAACTTTCCTGAAGCTGAAGAACGCTCATTGCTAGTAAGTGTGTCTGGAACCTTCAGAAGCAGCAACTTCATCAGATTTCCGCTCCCTTCTCAGCATCCATCCCACACCCATCACCACTTGAGCCCATGGAGGTTTGAGGACAAGGGCGGTCACTTCAGTGTTGCTGACAATAGACATTTGAGAACAAACCCCTACACCCACCGATAAGGGACGGTTACAAATGCACGACTCCCTCATCCGGGGGACCCCAAGCAGACGTTAAAGCCGGTCGACCTGGACACAGGGCCCTGGGGTGACATCGCCGGTGAATTGCTCAGTAGAAAGGGCTGGTAGCAGATCGATGTCTCAGCACCGTCCACGTGCCCCGCCAGACCAAGGGCTTCACGCCGATGGAGAAGTTCAGCCCTTCGAAGACAGCTCGTCAGGTGGGGACCACACACTTGAACTCCTTCCGAGATGGGGAGACCGACTTAGGAGAGACCGACTTAGCCAGTGCCGGCGGCAGCTTGGGAGCCGGCCGCCTTCCTGCCTGTCCCGCCCTGGCAGCCCCTCAGGGTGGGAGGCGAGGGAGAGGTGAGGGCGTGCCCTTCTGATTGTATATGATTATTTAAGGAGGTGGGAGCATTTCACTCCTTTTTGTGCCTTTAAATACCTCtttcaaataataaattcagCATACAAAGATGTATATGAAAACTGGctcgccgggcacggtggctcacgcctgtaatcccagcactttgggaggccgaggcgggcggatcacaaggtcagaagatcgagaccatggtgaaaccttgtctctactaaaaatacaaaaaaaattagccgggtgcggtggcgggcgcctgtagtcccagctactcaggaggctgaggcaggagaatggcgtgatcctgggaggcggagcttgcagtgagccgagatcccgccactgcactccagcctgggggacagagcaagactccgtctcaaaaaaaaaaaaaaagaaaactggctcAAGCCTCACCCCCGTGGGAGGCCTGTCCACGGCCTCCCTAGCTGGCTAAGGCTTCCCTGGGGGGTTCCATTGCTTCAGGGCTTCCTACCTGCTGGGAATTCTCAGCTTCTCTGCAGTCCCCCAGCCCCCAAAACACCAGGCACAAGCAAGAGCAGCACACTTTACTgaggggtggggcgggggcgAGGGTGCATCACAGAGCAGACAGCCTTCTACAGAAAAGCCCCTCAGCCGTGTCCAGCAGGGAATCGGCGCCAATGCCCAGGACCTCAggcctcctctctctttctggcTCACTAGCCCTGGACCCAATTTCTCGCCATCCCTCATGCAAGGCCAGCCCTTATAGGAACCACCGCTTTCCCTAAGGAGTCCAGGACCCATCAGTGGCCAGGAGACTCGGTCAGCCACAGGTGGCATGAAGCAGCAGTGGCCAGAGCCCAGGCCTCAGAGAAACCCTGTGTTGCCTGCCAAGCGCTGTGTGTTGAGCCTGGGCCGTGAGACGAGCTGCTGGTGGAGCATCCAGTGTGGTGGCCAGTGGGTGTGGGAGGCTGGGCTGGATGCAGGGGTGCAGGGCTGAAACTGGAGCGGGAAGGATCAGGACATCACTCCAACATTTCCCAGGCCGAGTCCTCCCTGCCCCCTCACCCCACGGCATCCAGTCCCTCTGGACCAGCCCAGAGAGATGGGTGGGCTTCCTCAACCCCTGGCCACAGGGACTGACCTCAGAAGCCCAACTCAAGAGCCAGGAGTGGCCGGAGTGGATGTGCAGCAAAGACGCAGGGTGATGGAACAGGTGGGCTCCACTCGGCCTGAAGCAGCCCCCAGGGGCAGAGACAGCCGAGGTGGGGGGCAAGAGAAGCCCAGCATGCATGGTCTCATCCGTGAGTCTGCGAGGGCCCCATGTGCACTGCACGCTGAGTGTACGAGGGTGGGAGTGCACAGTGGGCATGCACACGTGCACCGGGACACACCAATTTGTGCCAGTTACGTGCATGCCCTAGCACATGTGCGCAGGACACCTGGGGTTTGCTTGTGTGAAGGAGTGAGCAGGGCTggcatgggtgtgtgtgcacatgctgGCTGCGTGGGCACCACCGTTTGTGGGCATGTCTGGTGTCTGTGGTGTGCTCACAGGATTCCGGCATCTTCCCACAAGCCCACCCTGTGATCTTGCTCATCTCAGCTCTCACCCCATCACCCCAAGGGCTCCTGAACCTCACCAGGACCAAGCAGCCCCAGCACAAGCACCCACCACCCCAGTGCCCTGAGCCCAAGAGCCCGAGACCATGGCTGAGCGCCCGCCCTGTCCTCACCTCCTCAGATCCCTCAGCACCTCATTCCCAGCTCTCTGCCAGGACCCCTTTCCCGCCCCCGACACCCAGGCTCAGACCCGGGTCTCAGGACTCAAAAGTGACTTTATTTCTCTGTAGAAGACGCCCTTCCAGCTGGGCTGTTGCTTCACTTCCCCTCTGGGACCTGGGGGTCCCCCCACCCTCATCCCCAGGCCTCCTGCCCAGATGGCCTGGTTTCCTGGAGATGTCCAGCTGCCCGGGACTCAGAGCTGGCGGAGAGACAGGGAGGCTTCATGTTGGGGGAGGAATGAGAGCCACAGGCCACAGCCACGGAGCTGGGCCAAggctgcccccagccccagccatgcCAGGCTGAGGAGGGGGCAGCCACAGGCTCAGGGGAGCAAGCTCAGAAGCCCCGTGGGAAGGAGGAGACCTCAGGGCCCAGCCCAGAGGAGGGCGGGCCCCAGGCTGAGCAGGAGCCCCCCGGCCAGGGCCCAGGGGCTGTGCCCTGCCCCGGCCACCCCATTGCACAAATCCTTCTCGCAGCAGTCCACGTCGACTTTTAAGATCCCAGAGTTAATAAACCCCATCAGATAGTCTGAGAAAAAGTGTCGCTTAACGAAGTCGCAGGAGGAGGCACACATCTTGTTCACCGAGTGATCCTTCCTGCCTGGGAAGAGAAAGCACGGCCTGCGACGGGGGCTCCTCCTGGgccctctctgcctcctcccgAGGACCCAGCCCAGGCCCCTCCGGGTCAGCTCGGGGCCCCAGATAGGCAGACTCGAGTCCCTCCACCCTCCCACGCTGGCCCCAACTAGATGGAAAAGGCCACCAAGGAGCCAGGGAGGGACAGCGGGGCAGTATCCTGCCCGTAGCCCCATGCTCTCGCTCTTGTCCCAGGCCAAAGGGGCTCAGAGGACACCTCTGACCTCTCCCAAGAGCCTGGCTTTCAGCACATTCCCCACTACCCTAAGTCCCAACTTACTGCTGCTGGGATCAGTGATTCGGACACTGGCACACACCGTGTCGGACGGCTGGCACTGCTTTGGGGTGCAATGGCTGGAGTTGGTGGTCAGGGTGCAGTCCTGGCACCACAGGCCATGAGCTGGGCAGGGCATGGGGAGGAGGGTGACCAGAGGCACTGGGCCCAAACCCAGGCAACCCCCTGCGTCCCTCACCCATCCCCCTGCTGCAGGCACTCCTGGGAGAGCCCTATCCCACAGGAGTGAGCAGGCCCTCATGACCCCTGGAGGGGGAGCAGAGGCCCTGGAACAACTGTGCCCCATCCTAGCAGTTTGAGGGGAGCCCCTATGGCCCCTCCCTGGCCCCCATgcacgtgcgtgcacacacacacacacacacacacacacgggctaTACAGACCCCACACCGACCGTGCcaccctcccactcccaccctgctTCACATATCCCCCAGGAGTTCTGTGGGCTCCAAGCTGTGAAGGACCAAACTGGATGTGAGAGGTCCGGGAGGCTCTCAGAGGTGACGGATGACCAGGGGCTTCCGTGCGGGGCCAGCCGCCCACCAGTTCCAGGCCCTGGAGGAAGAGCGCTGGAGAGAGCCCAGTGCCAGGACAGAGGGGCCGAGGGCCGGGCTGGGGTCGCTGGGGTCCCGGAGGGGGCGTGGGCTCTATGGGAAGTGCGGTGGGAACCGTCAGAGGGTGACGGCCCCATACCCGGCTCTCCCGCGGCGCCTCGGGCTCTCCCACGCACCTGACCCAGCCCGCGGGCCCCCTACTCACCGGGCGCGGAGCACAGCAGGACGGCCAGCAGCGCCAGACCGAGGCCCTTCATGGCTGCAGGCAGCATGCTCCGGGCGGGCCTAGGGGCGGCGCGGGGGCTTGGGGCACGGGTCCTTTGGGGCGCAAACCTGGAGGGGAGAAGCATCGGTCAGGAGACCCAAAGACCCtcccctttcccagcctctggatgCAACCTTCTCCCCGGAATCCAAGGCCAGGGTCCGCCCGGAGCTCGCAgagccccacccccagctccttcCCAGAGTGTCCGCCGTCACAGCATCCCCGCCGGGAGAGGTCTGGCCTCTGGGGTGAGGTGACAGCTCAAGACGCCCCCGCCCCGCGCCGGCACCTGTGTGGGGGAGCGGGGGGGGGCGTCCTCTTCTCCCCGGGGAGCTGCAGGTGCGTCCGGACAGGAATGAGCGGCAGGGGCGGGAACGGGTGGGACCTGCCACTGGGGGGAGGGGCGCGTGCCaggtccccacccccacccctgggcTGGGGGGCCGGGAACCCCGGGCCGAGTCCCCTCCCCTGGCCTTCCGCGCGCGCCTCAGCGCTCACCGCGGATGGGGCGTGGAGCGCGGGCCTCGGGGTCGGGGGGCGCACTCACATCCCGGGGGTGTCCGCACTCCGGGCTCGGGCGGCGTGCGCGGCGCGGGGAGCTGTGCCCTTCGGTCTCCCTGCGGACCGGAATCCGGGCGCAGCCTCGTCTTTCGGGGAACGCAGCCGCAGACGCGGACCCCGCGCGAGGGGCGGGGCGGAGCCGGGGCGGGGGCCgcgcggggggcgggggcggctGGGAGACGCGCGGGGCGGGGGGCGCCCGGGGCTCGCGGCCCCCACGCAGGTAGCTGGCCCGGGCCCTCCGCGCCCCCTTGCTCGCGCGCGCTCGCTCCCTCCGGTTCCCGCTCCCTCCCTCGCGGCGCCCCCTGCTCCTCCCCCGCCTCCGCGGCCCCCTACCCAGGCGTGGGCAGGATCCCTTCCCCCTCTGCTTGGCTGAGATCCCCTTGGAATTTCTCGGAAGAACGTTTACTGCGAAAGGAAGCAAAATGCACAAAGACGCAGAGACGGGGAGGTACCCGGTCCGGCGCCTCGCGCAGGTCCGGGTTCGCAGACCCCTGGGGTCAAACTCCCACTCTTCCCCACCTTCCCAACCTCATCCCCGTTTCCCCGTTTTCCAGTGGCTCCAGGCCGTTCTCCTCCCCTGAGCATCCATGAAGACCCCCCCCAGAAGCCGCAGCCCCAGGGGCTTCTGTCGTCAAACACTCCCACACTCGGAGGTAAAGGCATAAATCCTGGCCAGAGCATCCGAGCCTTGGACCTGTTTCTCGGCTTCCTTGGCCTTCCCACCCTGCCCTCCAGCTCCCGAAAAGCTGTGCCTTTGCACGTGTCCCTGTGCCTGAAATCCGCCTCCCCGGGGCACTGGGGAAGCCCCGATCTTTGGTCCTGCTCCCTTTCATTTGACCTGAAAATATTTACTGCGTGCTCCCTGCTGGCCTAGCCCTGCCTTGGGCCCTGGGAAAGGGCATGAAGAGAGAGACCTAGTTTCTGCCCTCCTGACTCTCACTTTCGATAAATGATGATCCCTACTGCAGCATATCTTTGCAGGATGTGACAGtcagagctaacatttattgagcatgtactatGGATTCCACCTGTTCGAGACACTTCGTATTTATTATCTCGTTACAGTCTCACCACATCCCTGATGTGCAGATAGTATCATTTAcatctcacagatgaggagactCACACAGAAAAGTGGAGCTCCCTGCTCAGGGTCACACGGTGACGCAGGTGACAGGTGACACAGCTGAGCTGGGAACCCAAGCAACTTGGGCTACAGGGACTGCACACCTCCTCTCCATGTGTGGCTGTAGAGGGGTGGAGGCAAGGATGAGATAGACAAGAGACCACCACAGGAGCGCGCTTTGCCTCAGGGTTAGGGAAAGCTTCTCCCAGGACCTGACATTTTAACCGAGACCTGAATGAGGAGTTGAGATTCATAAGGTGCAGAGGGCAAGAGCTAGATCAAGGCTCAAACACAGTTCTTTTCAAAACATACAGAGCtctcaagaaagtaaaagaaatctGAGTCCatgaagaaagaagtaaataaaataatggaccCCCAAAGTCTGGCCACTGAGCAGAAGGCAGATGTGAAAGCCACAATGGTCCTGGGCAGACCTGGACCCCCACTGGGTCTGAGGTCCtggaagcagagcctgaggcagggattCCAGAGCAAGCCACTTCGCCATTTCGCTGGAGGTGCAGGTAGCAGCCCTTGGCAGTGGGGAACTGGTCCAAGGTGGGGAAGGAGGCTGGCAAGCATGTGGCACTCAGTGAACCCACGTGGTGGGGAACTGGAGCCTGACCCCAGAGAGGGACTCTGGGAAGTGGTGCAAACTGTGAGCCTCGGGTGAGCTCACCCAAGGGATGAGGGAACAGGTATTTTCACAGTGATGCCCAAGAGTCGTTGATTGAGGGCTGCCCCGAGGGGTGCCTTCTCCTACACTCTCCACTTGGCACTCACACAGAGCCCTCTGGGGAGCCAGGGTGGTCCCAGGTCAGCAGCATCCCTGCTTGCAAAAGCAAAACCAACAATTAATCCTCTCTGGAGAAAGCAAGCCCCAACTTAGGGAATGGGGTTCCCACAGATTTAACTGAATCAAATAtaagttcaaaatgaaaaatcagcaCATATCTAAAGAAAGCAAGCCTCCAAGTGAGATTCAGCTGACAGTGACAAGCAACAGATTTAAATCACCACAAACTTTCTAAATGGAAAATATCAATATAGGATATAAAATTAACCTATTTCTTATGcttaagataaaataagaaacaaagcaCTATGAAACCGATCACCATGCttatcagaaaaaaaacagaacctctagaaatgaaaaacttttcaTTGAAATGAAAAGGTCAGCAGAAACCTTGAAAGAATTATGGTAACAAGAAAACACactgtgtggttttctttttatgaaatgtccagaataaacaATCCAAGAGAGACAGAGGTAGCTTAGTGGTTGCCTGGTGGTAGAAGGGTGGGATAGGGGAATCAGTTCCTCCTTAGGAACTGCTAATGGGCACTACTAATAAATAAAGTGATAAAATCACTCATTtgggagtgatgaaaatattctaaaaatagtgATTATGGTCACGcaactctatgaatatactaCAAACTCCTGGCTTGTATATATAAAAGGGTAAATGTTACGGTATGTGAATGATATCTCAATaaaggtgttttaaaaaatactcagcaaACAGATTATACATCAAATTAGACACAACTGAAGAGGGAATTCATAAACTAGAAGATAAATCTTTAAACAATTACCAAGAATATAGCACCAAggataaggaaatagaaaacaggaaaaataagaaacataaaagataGTGTTTTTCTGATGGCCACTTGAGTCTgagcaagaaaagaagaaaagaaaaaactaaaacaaaacaaaaagatggtgTGCAGAGAGCTTGTGGAAGTGTGGTTGATATCTCAAAGGAAAGAGAGTCAATCGTTGAAGAAGTTACGCCTGAGAATATTTCAGAACGGATAAAAAATAAGTATGCACAGAGAGGCACAACATGGActaaatagaataaagaaaaataaagtttagatGACATAGTGAAATTGCAGAAGATCTTTaagccaaaaagaaaaggaagaccaGCTCCCAGGAAACAGCAATAAGATTGACAGCAGAATTCCAGCAGCTCCAGTGACAGCCAAAGCAGAGGAAAATCAGAGCTGTAAAGGGCTCAGAGGGAAATAACTGTCACTAAGAACTTGACGGAGCTTCCAAAAATAAGTGTAAAAcagaattttcagaaaattaaaagtttagaaaacaactcaatagcaagaaaacaaataggccaatttaaaaatgagccagaaGTGGAATAAAGCTTTCTCAAGAGAGGACATACAATGCCATCAGGTGTATGAAAAAAATCTTCAGCATTATAAtcagcagggaaatgcaaattaaaatcacaacgAGAGATCACCTCCTGCCTGTTAGAATACCTGTCATCAAAGATACAGGGATAACAAtttttggtgaggatgtggagaaaggggaatacTTGTGCACTGTTGGGGGaaaggtaaattagtacagccgTTAGGGAAAGCAGTATGGAAGTTCCTGAAACGATTAAACATTGAGCTACCTTACCACCCAGCCCTTCCAGTTCTGGATATATAgccagagaaatagaaatcagtatcttgaagagaGCCTGCACT from the Papio anubis isolate 15944 chromosome 8, Panubis1.0, whole genome shotgun sequence genome contains:
- the LY6H gene encoding lymphocyte antigen 6H isoform X5, yielding MFAPQRTRAPSPRAAPRPARSMLPAAMKGLGLALLAVLLCSAPAHGLWCQDCTLTTNSSHCTPKQCQPSDTVCASVRITDPSSSRKDHSVNKMCASSCDFVKRHFFSDYLMGFINSGILKVDVDCCEKDLCNGVAGAGHSPWALAGGLLLSLGPALLWAGP
- the LY6H gene encoding lymphocyte antigen 6H isoform X2 yields the protein MFAPQRTRAPSPRAAPRPARSMLPAAMKGLGLALLAVLLCSAPEPTPPPGPQRPQPGPRPLCPGTGLSPALFLQGLELVGGWPRTEAPGHPSPLRASRTSHIQFGPSQLGAHRTPGGYVKQAHGLWCQDCTLTTNSSHCTPKQCQPSDTVCASVRITDPSSSRKDHSVNKMCASSCDFVKRHFFSDYLMGFINSGILKVDVDCCEKDLCNGVAGAGHSPWALAGGLLLSLGPALLWAGP
- the LY6H gene encoding lymphocyte antigen 6H isoform X1 yields the protein MLLPSRFAPQRTRAPSPRAAPRPARSMLPAAMKGLGLALLAVLLCSAPEPTPPPGPQRPQPGPRPLCPGTGLSPALFLQGLELVGGWPRTEAPGHPSPLRASRTSHIQFGPSQLGAHRTPGGYVKQAHGLWCQDCTLTTNSSHCTPKQCQPSDTVCASVRITDPSSSRKDHSVNKMCASSCDFVKRHFFSDYLMGFINSGILKVDVDCCEKDLCNGVAGAGHSPWALAGGLLLSLGPALLWAGP
- the LY6H gene encoding lymphocyte antigen 6H isoform X3; the protein is MLPAAMKGLGLALLAVLLCSAPEPTPPPGPQRPQPGPRPLCPGTGLSPALFLQGLELVGGWPRTEAPGHPSPLRASRTSHIQFGPSQLGAHRTPGGYVKQAHGLWCQDCTLTTNSSHCTPKQCQPSDTVCASVRITDPSSSRKDHSVNKMCASSCDFVKRHFFSDYLMGFINSGILKVDVDCCEKDLCNGVAGAGHSPWALAGGLLLSLGPALLWAGP
- the LY6H gene encoding lymphocyte antigen 6H isoform X6, coding for MLPAAMKGLGLALLAVLLCSAPAHGLWCQDCTLTTNSSHCTPKQCQPSDTVCASVRITDPSSSRKDHSVNKMCASSCDFVKRHFFSDYLMGFINSGILKVDVDCCEKDLCNGVAGAGHSPWALAGGLLLSLGPALLWAGP
- the LY6H gene encoding lymphocyte antigen 6H isoform X4, encoding MLLPSRFAPQRTRAPSPRAAPRPARSMLPAAMKGLGLALLAVLLCSAPAHGLWCQDCTLTTNSSHCTPKQCQPSDTVCASVRITDPSSSRKDHSVNKMCASSCDFVKRHFFSDYLMGFINSGILKVDVDCCEKDLCNGVAGAGHSPWALAGGLLLSLGPALLWAGP